tggccaaagtggccatctacaacaccagggagaggatgttggtTGAGGGGGTTCTTTGCGACTGTGAGGTCTATTTTCtgtcctccctccattcatgcatccaggcagagttcctctgggaggcatctgctggctcccttgacaccttcaaggagcagtgggcgctgtccggggttctctgcttggtgtcccttTTGGTTCTCTctttttgaccctttgaccttcacacctgcccatgttttcttttttattgtccCCTGTAAGTAGTTGAGTTCCCGGGCTCAGTGGATCCTCCCCAAAGGCTGAGGGAGGGTCCTTTAGCCATGGACGGGCTTACGCCCGTCCACTTCCCCTGGAATTTTCAATAGGACCACTCTCCTATAGCTGTCTGGCCTGATCCCGTCACAACACAGACTAAAGTATTATCGTAATGCATATATCTCAtgaaatgtattgtattttcctaataaaacacgtaattttttatatatttgaatgatgcAAAAGTagagtgaaaatcagaaaaaaaactaataatactttttgtaaaacctgcaatttttttggtaaaaattggtttaaactgaaaacgaaggggcttATCAACAGAACATCGCTAAAGCTAATAGACCTATTCCAATTAAATCAAACTGAGGACCTTGCCCTTTTCTTGCAGAGATTGGCTCCTGGGTGAGTTCCGCCTGGCTTCAGATTAATACAGGTATGCGTAGGGAAATACTATAAGGAAGGAAATTAAATATGGAGCTGTTCTGTGTATGTATTGGTTGTGTCCACACTTTgtctgattaatttaaaatctgGATATTTTATTAGTCCCTTAATAAACCCTCAATTCCCGGGGGAAAGTGGTGGCCTAAAGTGACTAACATTTTAGCCAGGATAATTCACTGTTAATCTGTGGTAAAGAGAAAGGCCTTAAAGGAGTTAATAAAATTGTTCCTTGTTTCAACACAAGAAAATCCCAAAACTCTTAGTCATTAGTTGTATATTAAATTGGGAAGCACCGTCCATCCCATCCTTATTCCTTAATATAGAGGAACCACACGACACCAAAAGGTGCTGTTAAAATCCTGTTTTATTATAACGCCAAGACAATTATTTCATTTCCCTTAGGACAGTGCCTCTCATACAATCCTTTCAGTTCAATTAATGCCAGCTCTTTCTAGCCAGTCTCTCATTTACAGTGATGAAAAGTGTCTGGTTCATTAAGTCCACAGCCAGCGTGTTGGTCTCTATTTTTCCAATGATGGAAATTGACTCAGTGGCTCAGTCCAGAGATAAGAGTCTCCTCTTCCAAACTGTGATGGTCTCACTGAAGCAGGCTGCAGTGGAATGGTCTATCAGGCTCCGGTATGGAAAGTCTCACGCTGATTCAGTCTCTCATAGTCTCTCGTCAAGAATTGCTGGGGTAGAGGTTGGTCCCTCTGGCAGAATGTAGGttgcttggggtttttttggcatGTCTAAAGCAACATCAGTTCTTTAATCAGGAGGGTGCTGAGGTGTCCCAGGCTGGCGTTtgctcctctcccttctcccctcttGTTCTTTCTCTGATCCCAGCCAGGAGGCACCctagggagaaggggagggatgTTGCTCTAGTGAGACCTCTTCGAGACTGGGGTGGCCGAGCGCCTGACCCGTTTCCTTGGCATCACCTGCTGCAGGGCGGCTTGCACCTGCAAAGGGCCAATCGTGGGGCGGTGGCTCAGCTTCCTCAGCTGCTCAGCCTGCGTGGACACCTTTTTGTAGATGTCGTTGATGAAGGAGATCATCAGCCCTTTGGCCTTGTTTGACAAGCGCCTGTTGTCCCGTTGCAATCGCCTCAGCATCTTGgcattgtgtggggtgggggagggtttctTCCCACGGGGGCTCTTTCCGTGCTTCCCCACTGGCTTCCGCCTGGCCTGCCTCCTTTGCTTGTCCTCGGACTTCCTCTGCTTGGCCTGGGACTTCCTCCTATAATGCTGTCTTCTCTGAGTCTGGGCCTTTTTCCTCCCTCTCTgggcagcagccattgctccACTCTGCTTTCACTTAGCTCAGC
The window above is part of the Chrysemys picta bellii isolate R12L10 chromosome 12, ASM1138683v2, whole genome shotgun sequence genome. Proteins encoded here:
- the LOC135974563 gene encoding uncharacterized protein LOC135974563, with product MAAAQRGRKKAQTQRRQHYRRKSQAKQRKSEDKQRRQARRKPVGKHGKSPRGKKPSPTPHNAKMLRRLQRDNRRLSNKAKGLMISFINDIYKKVSTQAEQLRKLSHRPTIGPLQVQAALQQVMPRKRVRRSATPVSKRSH